Proteins encoded within one genomic window of Bombus terrestris chromosome 11, iyBomTerr1.2, whole genome shotgun sequence:
- the LOC100651578 gene encoding suppressor protein SRP40 → MSCRNSGRKKKLNSASSSNCCCKITKFADSTELSTSFSSSSSSSSSDSECSCCGYSNCDRPKRDRSNYDYSSCSRCSCKSTPKGRESKTKSKKQMALSCKSSSKNYSSKKKSQRRKRRSSSSWCSCSDCNCSEDSNDSDDECAVTSSSKGRNKPHRRTKA, encoded by the exons atgag TTGCAGGAACTCGGgtcgaaagaagaaattaaacagCGCATCGAGTTCAAACTGTTGCTGTAAGATCACGAAGTTTGCGGACAGCACAGAACTCTCgacttctttctcctcttcctcATCATCATCTTCCTCAGACTCCGAATGTTCATGTTGCGGTTATTCAAATTGCGATCGTCCAAAGCGTGATCGTTCAAATTATGATTATTCAAGTTGTAGTCGCTGCAGCTGTAAAAGTACACCCAAAGGACGAGAAAGTaagacaaaatcaaagaaacaaATGGCATTATCCTGCAAGTCGTCGTCGAAGAACTATTCTTCAAAGAAAAAGTCTCAACGTAGGAAAA GACGTTCGTCATCATCTTGGTGCTCGTGTTCGGATTGCAATTGTTCGGAGGACTCGAACGACAGCGACGATGAATGCGCCGTTACCTCATCGAGCAAAGGAAGGAATAAACCACATCGTAGAACAAAAGCATAA
- the LOC100651459 gene encoding glutaryl-CoA dehydrogenase, mitochondrial: MAGLTRSSLSLSRCCRFSCATPSRQISVSFAVRGKPTFNWEDPFDLESQLTQDEILVRDQFRSYCREKLLPRVLEANRKEIFHKEIMREMGELGALGCTMKGYGAAGVSSVAYGLLAKEVEAVDSGYRSALSVQSSLVAGAIYEHGDEAQKQRFLPKLVSGEFIGCFGLTEPNHGSDPGSMETKATYDSDRKVYKLNGSKTWITNSPIADILIIWAKCEDGIVRGFIVERKGNEKGRLSTPKIEGKFSLRASVTGMILMDNVEVPAENLLPNTQGLKGPFVCLNNARYGIGWGALGAAETCLNIVRSYTLERKQFNRPLAANQLVQKKLADMMCDIAFSLQACLRVGRLKDEGKATPEMISMIKKNSATKSLEIARVAREMLGGNGISDEYHVIRHVINLESVITYEGTSDIHSLILGKAITGIQAFSS, encoded by the exons ATGGCAGGCCTCACGCGAAGCTCTTTATCTTTATCGAGATGCTGTCGATTTTCTTGTGCAACTCCTTCGAGAC AGATTTCAGTGTCGTTTGCAGTCAGAGGAAAGC CCACTTTCAATTGGGAAGATCCATTCGATCTCGAATCTCAGCTCACGCAGGATGAGATTCTGGTGAGAGATCAGTTTCGATCTTATTGCCGTGAAAAACTTTTGCCTCGTGTACTCGAGGCAAATCGCAAGGAGATCTTTCACAAAGAGATCATGAGGGAAATGGGTGAATTGGGCGCACTGGGCTGTACTATGAAAGGGTACGGCGCTGCTGGCGTTTCCTCCGTAGCCTATGGTCTCTTAGCAAAGGAAGTCGAGGCTGTGGATAGCGGATATAGATCTGCTCTGTCGGTACAATCTTCTTTGGTTGCTGGCGCTATTTATGAACATGGGGATGAGGCGCAGAAGCAACGGTTTTTGCCAAAATTGG TGTCTGGTGAATTCATCGGTTGTTTCGGGTTAACCGAGCCCAATCATGGAAGCGATCCAGGCTCCATGGAAACCAAGGCAACGTATGATTCCGATAGGAAGGTCTATAAACTCAATGGAAGTAAAACATG gATCACAAATTCTCCGATCGCCGATATACTAATCATCTGGGCCAAATGCGAAGATGGTATCGTTAGAGGGTTCATCGTCGAGAGGAAGGGCAACGAGAAGGGCCGACTGTCTACTCCAAAAATCGAAGGCAAATTCTCGTTAAGAGCCTCCGTCACTGGTATGATCCTGATGGACAACGTGGAGGTGCCTGCAGAGAATCTACTTCCAAATACCCAGGGTCTCAAA GGACCGTTCGTTTGTCTGAACAACGCTCGATACGGAATCGGGTGGGGAGCTTTGGGTGCTGCTGAAACCTGCTTGAACATCGTCAGATCGTATACTCTGGAAAGGAAGCAATTTAACAGGCCGCTAGCTGCTAACCAATTAGTGCAAAAAAAACTGGCCGACATGATGTGCGACATCGCGTTCAGTCTTCAGGCTTGCCTGAGGGTGGGCAGGTTGAAGGACGAGGGCAA AGCGACACCGGAAATGATCTCTATGATAAAGAAGAATTCTGCTACGAAGTCCCTGGAAATCGCGAGAGTTGCCAGAGAGATGTTAGGTGGCAATGGAATATCGGACGAGTATCATGTTATTAGACATGTAATAAATTTAGAAAGCGTTATTACCTACGAAG GTACGAGCGATATCCATAGTTTGATACTTGGCAAAGCTATTACTGGTATACAAGCCTTCTCTTCGTGA
- the LOC105666290 gene encoding caveolin-3 produces the protein MLAGFRRVFKCSLPTCHNFHFPGMEKAESSNEDDSNTELEDRDPNSLNKHLQVMWDDVIGEPEGIRSPECAWRLSGHCFRLSRSCCYVFLSVLVSPLLALCFGFTFACLAFQHIWCLAPCLRVWKISCAATRNFLSAVTHAIVKPVMESLGYLFHNIRVYNQKLPDGSAQKDDILVV, from the exons ATGCTAGCTGGTTTCAGGCGCGTGTTCAAGTGTTCCCTGCCAACGTGTCATAATTTCCACTTTCCAGGGATGGAGAAGGCAGAGTCCTCCAACGAGGACGATAGCAATACCGAGCTGGAGGACCGGGACCCCAACAGCTTGAACAAACACCTTCAG GTGATGTGGGATGATGTGATCGGGGAACCGGAAGGAATACGCAGTCCGGAGTGCGCGTGGCGTTTAAGCGGTCACTGCTTCCGGTTGTCCAGAAGCTGCTGTTACGTGTTTCTCTCGGTCCTCGTATCACCTTTACTCGCCCTTTGCTTCGGTTTTACGTTTGCCTGCCTCGCGTTTCAG CATATATGGTGTCTGGCGCCATGCCTCCGCGTTTGGAAGATCAGCTGCGCGGCGACGAGGAATTTTCTCAGTGCCGTGACACACGCCATCGTGAAACCAGTTATGGAATCCCTAGGCTATCTGTTTCACAATATTCGGGTGTATAATCAGAAGTTACCGGATGGTTCAGCACAAAAAGACGACATTCTCGTTGTATAA